Within the Petrotoga sp. 9PW.55.5.1 genome, the region GTTTATTTCTTCTATCGTTTTACTTCCTTCTTGCGCTGCCTTGTTCGTTTCTTCCGCTTCTTCGTTTAACCTTTGTGCATCTTGCGATACCCCTTGCGCTGCCCTTGCTACTTCGTCTACACCAGACGTTACTTCTTCTGTGAATGCGGCAGAATCTTCTAAATCTTTTTCAATATCTTCAGTTTTATTCATAATATCTTGATTATTTTTTGACAACTTGATCGAGATAGTAGAAAGTTCTTTTGAAGATTTTTCAATATAAGAGCTTGTTTCTTTAACTTCACCAAGTGTTGTTTTTAACTTATTAATCATATTGGCTAGTTCTTTGGAGATAATACCTATTTCGTCATTACTTGAGGTGTCAAAGTCAACATTAAGATTTCCTTGTTCTATTAAATTTACTTTATCTTTCATTTTATTGATTGGGTTAGTAATAGATCGCATGAAAAATATTGATAAGATAACTGCTAATATTATTACGATTAAGGCTAATAAAGCTATATTTAATGAATTTCTTAAAGGTTGTGATATTATATCTTGACTGTTTATCGAGGAAAATATAGTCCAATTAAATTCTGGGATTTTTAAATAGTAAACATATTCATTGTTTTTGGATATTACGCCTGAATCATTTTTTAATTCGGGAATAAAATAATCTGAGTTATTCTCTGTAGATACTAAAATATTATTGTCACTGTCTACTATATAATTTATTTGTGATTGATAGGAAATGTTAGATATAATATTTTTAAATGCTTCATAATTTATATCTAATCCTAAAATCCCTTCTCTAGAAGAAGCAACAAAGCCTTTTGCCAAAGTTAATGTTGGGAGTTTTGTAAAAGGTTGAATGTATAAAGGAGTTATAATTATTTCATCAGTTTTCTTGGCTTGTTGAGCCCAAATGCTTTCTATAGGTTTGTAGTCCTTTGGTATTTCAGAAGTTGGTTCAACGATAAATGATCCATCTTGTAAAACAACATATATATACTTAATTTCAGAAAAAGAATTAACTATATTTGGAAAGTTTTGAAACATCCAATTTAAACCATTTTTTTCTAGATTAGCTGAAACATAATCAGTTAGTTCTTTAACAGGAGTAAAAAATTTGATTATTGCTTCCTTTTGAGTTTGTAATTGAATCAAAATATTATTTTCCGTATTTTCAAGAACCGTTGAATAATAGTTATAAAAGCTAAAAACAGATATCAAAATTAATGGAATAATGGATATTGTAATTATTAGTAAAGATAATTTGGATCTAATTTTCATAATATTCCCCCCGATTATAATCAAACAAGTATGTATTTAGGTATTCATTGATTCAATAAGAATTGATATGGAGCCGAAACGATATGTTCTATCGCAATGGAAGCTGCGCCTGCCAATATAGCATCTTCTTTTTTTGTGGCAACTAAAATTTGAGGGATTTCTTTGGAAAAAGTATATTGCGCAACTATGCTTTTTATTTCTCTGATAATTGTTTCCCCACCTTTTAAAATTCTTCCACCTATTATTATGGCCTCTGGACTTATAGTATTGACTAGATTCACGATGCCCAAGGCAAAAAATTTACTAATTTCTTTAATTTCATCTTTTACTTCCTTTGATTTTTTTTCACTTAAAATAATTTGCAAAGGAAGATCAAACCTATCTGATAGCCTTGATAACCCTCCCAGACTTTCCAAAGGTATTAAGTCTTTTGTTAAAAAAGTATGTCCAATTTCTCCCGCAGAATTATAAGAACCTCGATATATTTTCCCATTTATAACTATCCCAGCTCCAATCCCAGAATCTCCAACTACAAACACATAATTATCTAGTGTTTTTCCATGTCCAAACCACTTTTCTCCAATGGCGGCCCCTTTAGCATCGTTTTCGAGCCATACAACTTTATTAAAATGATCTTCAAGTTGTTTTGAAAGAGGGTATTCTTTCAATAATGGGAATGGATGAACAGATTGAAGAACTTTACTTTCATTATCAATTAATCCAGGCATAACCATTCCTATTGCCTTTATATCATTATTGTGAACTTTTGTATTATCGATGAGTTCTTCTATTATTTTTTTTAGGTTTTCTAATACATCAATAGGTTTTCCATAAGAGTTAATATTTCTTTCTATTTTTGAAATTTCTTTTCCTTTAATATTGAATATACCTGCACGAACTATGTTGACTCCAAATTCTATACCTATAACATAAAAGGCGTTATCTTTAATTTGAATCAATTTTCTTTTTCTTCCCAATTTGCCATCAATAGTTCCGATTTCCTCAACTAAGTTATAGTTAATAAACTCATTTATTATATTGGTTACAGTAGCTCTCGTTAATCCTGTAATTATTGAAATTTCTGATCGAGTAGTTTGTTCTTTTGAATTCAACAACTCCAAGACTATCGTTCTATTTCTTTCTTTGACTAATTCTAGATTATATGTTTTATTGTTCATTGTAGATCCCCTTTTCTTAAATAAAATATTTAATTCTACATTATTAATTAAAATACTTTCTTTGAAAAAAGTCAAATCGGATTACGATTAATTATAAACAATTAGAGTAAATTAAGGATGATTATTTCAAATTAGAAAATTAAACCTCATTTATTTTATTAAACAAATTAAATAATTTTATAATATAATTATGTGTATAATACTTGAACGATTATTTTTTTATCATAACAAAATCTTTAAAAAATATCTTTGTTAGTTTCTTATTAAAAATTTTAAATTTAGCTTTTGTATGTAAGAGGTTTCATACTACAAAATATGATTTAAGAAATTAATTGTTACTAAAATATACTTCAAAAGTTGTACCAACCATCCATATTGAATCAAAATGAATTTCATAACCTGCTAATTCACATAGATATTTTACAACTGCTAGACCTAATCCAGAACCTTTAGCGTGTTTGTCAGCTTCAATTCCACGGTAGAACCTTTCGAAGATTCTACTTTGTTCTTCATCTCGTATCCCAATTCCTTCATCTTTTACAAAAATTTTGTTGGGTAAGATTTCTACGATAACTGAAGAATTTTCAAAAGAATATTTTATAGCGTTGGAAAGTAAATTTCGTAGTATTGTGTAGAGAACAAATCTGTCACCTTTTAGCTGTTTTATTTCACAGTTAAAGACTAAATTTATATTTTTTTCTTTTATTTTTTCAGAAAGGTCTTCTATAACTTCTTTGTATAAGATAAATGGGTCTATAGTCTCTTTTTTTATTTTGTAATCACCAAACTCTGCTTTTGAGAGCAAGGTTAATTGAGTCAAAATATTTTCTATTTTATCTAGAGATTCTTCTATTTTAAAAATCTGCTTGGAAAATTTTTGGCTGTTTAAAAAATCTTTCAATATATGTACATTTCCTTTTGCTATGGTGAGAGGTGTTCTTAGTTCATGAGATAGTGAAGTGACGAAGTCTTCTTTGACTTTTTTAAGAAGTTCAGTTTCTGTTTTATCTTGAAAAATGAGTAAATGATTTTCGGATTTATAGTTTACTTTGCAATATTTGCTAAAGCCTTTAAAAAAATAGATATTACTTTCTATTTCCAAGTCTTTATTTTTAAGGATATATTCCGCTAATTGATCGATTTCCTCAAATGTTATAAAAGATAAAAGTGCTTTATCTTTTTGAAAGCCCCACTTTTTTGCACTTTCATTTAGATTAATTATTTGGGTTTTGTTACCTAGAAATATTACTGGATTTTCAATAGAGTCGAAAACATCAAAATTAAACATATAGTTGTTGTCCATTTACTTTTCCTCATTAATAGTTGAATAAGCATTTTTGTTGAACTTATATCCTATGTTTCTAACAGTTTTTATCCAATTTTTCCCGATTTTCGATCGTATCATACTTATATGCACATCAATAACTCTATCAGAGATAAATTCATCGCCAAACCAAATTTTATCAATTATTTCTTCTCTAGAATAAACTTTGTCCGGATTTCTAGCAAGTAAATCAATAATTTCAAATTCTTTGGAAGTTAAGTCAATATTTTTGCCATTATACTTTAGCGTATAATTATTTGAATATATCTCTAAAGGTCCATATTCTAACTTTATATCATTTTTTTCGATACGCTTGAGCAAGGCTTTAATTCTAACGAGTACTTCTCTAGGATTGAAAGGTTTGGTTACATAATCGTCAGCGCCTGACTCAATTCCTAATATTTTTTCACCATCTGTATCTTTTGCGGAGATTATTATTATCCCAGTTTCTTTATTAGAAGAACGTATTAAAGGTAATTCGTTTACAGCATCCCCATCAGGAAGCATTAGGTCTAATAAAATTATTTCTATTTTTGAATTGTTGTTTAATATATTTCTCATTTTTGATAGGGATTCAGCTTCTAATATATCATAGTTTTCCAACTTCAAATAAGTTTTGAGTATATCTCTTATATCGCTGTCATCTTCTACAATAAGCACTGTAGGCATTAAATATACCTCCGATTAAAGATAATCCTCTATTTCTTTTCCGGTTTCTATGTAAACTATTTCTTCACATAGGTTAGTTGCGTGATCTGCTATTCTTTCTATATCTCTTGCAAGTAAAATATAAGGAATTACCAATACTTTACTGAAATCGGCATCGTTGAGTTTTTTTACCGCTTTTTCTCTTACAATATCTTCTAATGAGTCAACTTCGTCGTCTCTTTTCCATATTCTTACAGCCTCTTCAATATTTCTTTCACCAAAAGCTTTGAAAGAATCTTTAATCATTTCGAGAGAAATTCCAAACATTTTCTTAATTTCTTTAGTGTTTATTACATCCTTTAAATCAACATCCGCATAAGTTTTAGTTTTTTCGGCTATATTGCAAGAAAGGTCGCCAATTCTTTCGAGGTTATTTGCGAATTTAATCATTGTTACAGCATATCTTAAATCTTTTGCCAAAGGTCGGAATCTTGCTACAATTTGATATACAGATTCTTCAATCTGTCTGTTTAAATCGTCTATTTGATCATCTGCTTTTAATACTTTATCGGCCAATTCTATGTTTTTGTCTTCTAAAGCTTTTATTGAATTCTCAAAAGACCTTAAAACTGATGTTAGTAACTTTGATATTTCGCTAGTTAATCGAGTCATTTCATTATCAAAATGCGTATAATCCATCTATCTCACCTCTTATTTCGCTAAATTCTACTATATATTTTAACTAATTCTACCATTTAAATAGTCTTCAGTCAATTGATTCTTTGGTTGTTTTACAATATCTTCGGTTCTTCCGTCCTCTATTAATTCACCTTGAAACATAAAATACATATAATCAGAAATTCTTATAGCTTGGGCTAAATTATGTGTTACGATAATGATTGTATAATTTTCGGATAAATGCTCTACCAGCTCTTCTATCTTCTTTGTAGCTATTGGATCAAGTGCGGATGTAGGCTCATCTAACAAGATTATTTCAGGGTCTACAGCAATAGCTCTTGCAATACATAGCCTTTGTTGTTGCCCTCCAGAAAGAGAGGAAGCAGGTTTGTCTAAATCATCTTTCACCTCATCCCATAGAGCCGCTCTTTTTAATGCATTTTGTACAATTTTACTCATCTTCTTACCTCTAGTTCCATGCAATTTTAAGCCAAAGGCGATATTATCATATATAGACATTGGAAAGGGGACAGGTTTTTGAAAAACCATACCAATTTTTTTTCTTAAGGCAGAAAGGTCAATGTCTTTGTCGTAGACATTTTTATTTTCAAAAATGATTTCTCCCGATGTTCTATAACCAGGAATTTCGTCATTTATCCTATTGATGCTTCTTAGAAGTGTTGATTTTCCACAACCTGAAGGTCCAATTATCGCACTAACTTTATGTTTTTTTATTTCTATGTTGATATTTTTTATGGCATGTTTTTGGTCATACCAACCATTAAAATTACTAATTTTAATTACAGTATCGAGATCTGAATTCACTTCTTTTTTTGCCCTCCTCTTATTCTAAAGGCTATTAAGTATATAACAAGAATCAATATTAGTAAGAATGCAGAAGTAGCTTTTGCCATCCATTGAGCACTTTCTCCATAAGCCATAGTTATAAAATATATGTGAGTAGGTAGAGTCATAACAGGATCGAATAGAGAACTTGGTAGTTTAGTGGAATAAAAAACTGCACCTGTTAATAATACTGGAGCTGTTTCACCTATGGCTCTTCCGGATCCAATTAAGATGGCTGTTATTATCCTATTACGCGCTGCAGGAAATAAAATTTTATAAATGGTTTCTGTTTTTTTTGCTCCTAACGCATAGGCCGATTCCCTTAGTTCTCTAGGTAAAGCAGATAAAGCCTCTTTTACTGATGAAGAAATAACGGGTAACGTCATTATGGCTAAGGTGAGACTTCCACTTAATAACGATGTTCCAAAACCTAAAGTTATAGAAAATAGGGCCAAACCAAAAAGTCCGTACACTACAGAAGGAACTCCAGATAATGATGTGACAGAAACATCTATAATTCTTCCTAATCTAGATTTAGAACCATATTCAGACAGAAAGGTTCCTGTTAATACACCTATTGGTATAGCAAATAATAATATAAAAAATATCATTAAAAGACTTCCCAGTATTGCAGGTCCAATTCCTCCAGCCGTCATACCTTGTTTAGGATAATCTATAAAAAATGATAAATTGAAATATCTTATACCGTCAACTATAACTACAGTAATAATTGTCATAATAATTCCAAATGTGATGTAACTAATTATTCTAAATATAGCCGATATAATTGAATCTACTCCGGTTTGGATTTTCAACGATTCCAACTCCTTGTAATTCTTCTAGATAATAATGTTAGTATAAATGAAATAACCAACAAAATCAATCCAGCAGCAAATAAGGCAGAATAGTGAAGACTGCCTATAGGTACTTCACCCATTTCGCTGGCTATTGCTGCTGTTAAAGGTCTTACTGGATCAAACAAAGAGCGCGGAATAATAGCTGCTCCTCCTGCTACCATTAATACTACTATAGTTTCACCTATTATTCTATTTACTGTTAATATGATGGCATTTAATATACCAGGTAGAGCAGCTTTACTGACTATTCTAAACCCTGTTGTGAACCTGCTTGCACCCATGGCTAAAGAGCTTTCTTTAAGGCTTGTATCAACAGCTGATAAAGATTCTTGCATCAAGGACGCAGCATAAGGTAGGGAAAGTATTGATAATCCAATGGCTGCAAGCAATAAATTACCAGATGACCAGGCCCCAATTTTCATAATCATTGGAGATAAGTATATGAATAAGAAAGATCCTATTATAACGGAAGGAATTCCTGATAGTAAATCTATTGCTGATTTTATTAATTTCTGTTCTGTAGGTTTTGCATAGTCGTACAAAAAAAACGCCACAATATATCCCATGGGTATAACTATAAGAGATGCGATACCAGTTAATATAAATGAACCTAATATCATTGCGAGCATTCCATATTCAGGAGGATCATATGTTGGATACCAGTACAAACTCCCGAAAATTTCAGCCCCAACTTCTGTTAGGGCTGGAAGAGCTTCTATAATAATAAAAGCGAATAAACCTATTAAAGCGAATATACCTATCAAGGCTACTATTGTAATTATTGTTTGATTTATAAGATTTTTTAAATCACGCTTATTCACAAATATTACACTCCTAATAAGTATAAGTTTTAATCGTAATGTTTTTTATAACTTAAAATCCATAAGATGCAATATATCCTGCTTGTTCAACTAACTCTTGACCTCTTTTTGAGAGACCAAATGTTAAATATTGTTTCACCGGACCAGTTTGAGGATAACCTTTTGTGGCATCTATGAACATGTAAAGCGGTCTAGAAATCGGATAAACAGAATTCAAAATATTTAATTTTGTAGGTTGAATTCCGTTGACGGAGAGAACTTTTACATCATCTGTTACGTATCCAACACCGGTATAACCAATCGCGTACTTATTTCTTGCTATTGATTCAATTTCTGCTTGAGTTGATTCTAACATCTGTACTGTTGGAGCCATTCTTTCACCTTCTAAAACTTTTTCCACAAATGTTTCGTATGTTCCAGAAGCGCTATTTCTTGAATATACGACTATCCTTTGATTAGGTAAATTTGGGTTTAGTTGGTTCCATCTTGTGATTTTACCAGTATAAATATTTGCTAATTCTTCCAATGAAATCTCATTTATTCCAAGATCGGGATTTACAATAACAGCTATTCCATCGTACCCTAAAACTATAGGAATAAAATATTTGCCTTCTTGATACATTTTAGTTATTTCTGAATCTTTTAACCATCTACTAGAATTAGCAATATCGGTAGTTTCGTTAAATAAAGCAGCTATTCCGGTAGAAGAACCAGCTCCCTCTAAAGTGATAGTTAAATCCGGGTACATATCTTTCATTTCTTCAATCCATAATTGTGTTACTGGAAAGATAGTATTTGACCCTTTTATTACTAAAGTTTCAGCAAAACCGAACAAAGCAACTGTAGCAAGTAACATAACTAAAATCGTTCTTTTCATTTTTTCCCTCCTAAATATATATTTTCATCGTTATTATAGCCTATGATATTTTGAATAATGTCAAGAGATATTAAGAAATATTAAGGAGGAAATCCGATAATATTTAAGCACATTTAGGGCATATAAAAAATCAATGAGATTTTACATTCTTGTTAATAATTACTATCCTTTTTTGGTGATTATGATTAACTATCATATGTTCCAACAATGTTATTTTTATTCGATTGATCTAATATATAGGTATCTGTAGTTATGATATATAAATATATAATGGAAATGAAGATTTTGCTTTTTATGGTATAATTAAAGTAGATATGAATTAGTGTTTTTTGTTTAAAAGTTTGAAAAAGAAGGTAATTGCTATGATTATGGAAGCAAAAAATTATGAAAAGGAAATTGAAAAGATTTTACATAGCCGTTTAAGCAGAATAGAAAAAGAAAAAATAATTGAGGCATATGAATTGGCTCAAGAGGCTCATAGTGGTCAGTATAGAGATTCGGGTGAAGAATTTTTTGACCATCCCAAGAACGTTGGTTTGATTTTAACAGAGTTGAATATGGACGTAGATACTATCGTTGCAGGTTTATTACATGATGTCGTTGAAGATTGTGACTTTCCTTTAGAAAAGATAAGAGATAAATTTGGCGTAGATGTAGCAAATATTGTATCTGGAGTTACTAAGATTAGTAACCTAAAACTAAACGAAAGATTAAACGAAAAGGATATGAAGTCTTTAGAAAAAGTCGAAACAGTTAGAAAAATGTTATTTGCAATGTCTGAAGATATAAGAGTTATAATTGTCAAACTTGCCGATAGATTGCATAACATGAGAACGTTACAGTTTGTGGAAAGAAAAAAACAAATTGCGAAATCAGAAGAAACTTTGAAGATTTATGCACCAATAGCTCATAGATTGGGTATTTATAAAATAAAAGAAGAGTTAGAAGATTTATCTTTTAAATACTTATATCCTGATAAATATAAAGAATTAAAAATAAAAATTGAAGAGAAACTGCAGAAAGGTAAAGAGCGGTTATATGAGTATGCAGAAATTATTCAAAGAGAATTAGGAAAGCAAAAAATCAAAGCAACAGTTGAGGGACGCTCAAAGCATTTATATAGTATATGGGATAAGATGATTAGGAAAGGAAGATCTTTAGACGAAATATATGATTATATTGCTTTAAGGATTATTACTGATGATCCAAGTAAGTGTTATGCTGCTTTAGGTATAATTCATTCTATCTGGTCTCCTATGCCTGGAAGGATTAAGGATTATATAGCTACACCCAAATTCAATGGTTATAAATCACTTCATACAACTGTTATTACTCATAAGGGAGATCCTCTTGAGATACAGATACGTGATTGGAATATGCATGAAGAAGCTGAATATGGATTAGCAGCCCATTGGGTTTATAAGCAAGGAGTTAGTTCGGAAAAATTAAAGTTCTTAAATGATTTGATGGAATTACACAAATATATTGCTCAAAGTGCTTTTGAACTAAAGGATATAGAAACTAGTTTGATATCTAAAGAGATATTTGTTTTTACTCCAAAAGGTGAGATTATACATTTACCAAAAGATGCAACACCTATTGATTTTGCTTTTGCTATTCACACTGAAATAGGGATACATTTTTCCGGCGCTAAAGTAAATGGTAAGTTGGTTCCTATTTACTATACTTTAAAAACTGGAGATATTGTCGAAATCATGATTAATAGGAACTTTCAAGGCCCTAGCATCGATTGGTTAAAGTATGCGGAATCTCCTAAAACTAAGGCAAAGATAAGAAAGTATTATAGACAGAAAAATGAAGTAGAACTGATAGAAAGAGGAAAAGACAAATTTAGAGAACTTTCTAAAAAATCAAATATATCTATGGATGAAATGTTAGAAAAATTGAAAGAAATAGGATTCTACATTAAATACAACATAAAAAATGATGATGAATTTTATGTAAAATTGTCTTTGGAAGAGATAAGTATAAGTAGCATAAGAAATATTTTTACTGAAACAAACAAAAATGAAGATAAATTACAGAAAGTCGAAAAAAGTTCGAATAACAGAAGAGATATATCTGTATTGATTGATGGAGAAGAAGGGGTGGAAAGTTATATTGCAAGATGTTGTACACCAGTTCCTGGGGATGAAATTATTGGTATTATAACGAAGAAAGGCATCGCTATTCACAGAAAAGATTGTAAAAATATCAAGGACCTAAATAAAGAAAAAATAGTTTCAGTTTCTTGGAGCGATAATCAGCAACAGAATTTTTCAACTGTTCTTATGATTGATATTGAGAACAAGGATATTTTAAACAACGTTAGAAATGTTATTAACAACGAAGGAGGTCATATAGAAAAATTTGAAATGCAAAGTAGTGGTAGTTATCTAAATTTAAGAATATATCTTTCAGTTCATAATTTAAAACATTTAAGCATTGTTAGTAATAAATTAAAAAACTCAAAAGGGGTATTTTCAATTAGGAGGATATAAGTTGAGAGCTGTAGTTCAAAGAGTTTTAGAAGCAAAAGTGGTAGTGAATGAAGAGGTGCATTCGAAGATAAATCATGGTTTGCTTGTTTTTATCGGTATTTCAAGAAAAGATCAGAAAACTGATATTAGTTGGATGGCCGATAAAATTTTAAATTTAAGAATATTTGAAGATAACAAAGGAAAAATGAATAAATCGCTTTTGGATATAGATGGAGACATACTAATTGTTTCACAGTTTACATTATATGGAGACTGCCGTAAAGGTAGAAGGCCTTCTTTTACTGAGTCAGCACCATCAGAAGATGCTAATGTTCTATACGAAGAATTTATAAATTATATAGAAGAAAAATATTCTATAGTACCAAAGAAAGGTGTTTTTCATGCACATATGAAAGTTGACCTAATCAATGATGGACCCGTAACTTTGTTATTAGATTCTTATAAAACTTTTTAAGGAATACTAGAATAAGTTAGGAGGAATTTATATGAGGGAGCTAGAAGTAACTGTTTTTGTATATAAAGAAGAACCTTTTGATGCTCATATTTCAGCTGAAGGGGTAGAAGCCGGTGTAAACGAAAATAACGTGCATAAAATTTATTTAGGATATGAAAAGCCCAATAAAGGTGTTGTAGTTAAATTTAAACTTCCTAATGGCGAGAAAAAGTATGTTAGAGGAGAATAGTTGATTCTATTTCGCTTATAATTTGAGAAACATCAATTGGAGAAATCCTAAGGATTTCTCTTTTTATTGATGAAAAAGTATCTTTAAAGTAGCTGTTTTGGTTTCCTGTAGAAATTTCTAAAGAACTTTCAACTAAAGCACCAATTAAATCTGCCGTTTTTACAAAACCCCCATAATTTTGATCAAAAGGATAATATATATATTTTTCATATTTTTGAATCTTTTTTGAGATAACATCTTTATCTATATACCATTCTTTTACGAAATCTTTTTCAACTTCTCCGATTATTTCTTCTAAGCCACTTACTTTTCTTTTGGTTGGACTTATTACGTCACCTGTAAAAGCTTCTGGTAAATCATGAAGGATAGAAGCAACCATAATTTCATAAATTGTATCTGAATCTAAATCTGATAAAAGAGCAAGAATATAGGAGGTTAAAAATACAAAAAAAGAGTGAGATGCTACAGAACTTTTTATGTTTCTGTGATTTTTGTTCCAACGTATCATAGTCACAAGTTTTATTGAAATTTCAAATAGATCTTTAGCGATTTTTTCTATCTCTTCTTTATTATCTATATTTATAGATTCGATTTTTTCTTGATTTCTTTTTTTAGGTTCATTGTAATACTCTGGGAACACGCGTTCATTAATGCTTGCTTCTTTTTGCGTTGCTAATAAGTTTATCATCTTGATTTTCTTCTCAGTTTCCTCATCAAAAGTGTATTGTATTAGTAGTTTTTTGCTTATATTTTTATCGATTTTAGATTTTAGTTCTTGGTAAGTTTTTTTTATTACCTCTTCCCATAGATCCTTGCCTTTTTCTTCAATTTTACTTTTTGTAGCAAGAGATATATCGGAGAGAATTATTTTTGGAATTGCCTCATAGATTTTGTTATGAAGTATTTTTATAAGTGTTTCTTTGGGTTCACTTGAGAATACAAAGAGTATAAGTAAAAGATTATTAAAAATATTATCAGATTCACTAAACCTTACTATGGCTGGATTATTATTCCATCTATAAACAGTAAATAGATTAGAACTTTCCATTAAGAATTTTCCAATATTCATTTCTTTCACCTTCTAAATAGTTATTTACCTAATTTTATCATATTATTGCAGTTTGAAAGATATAAATAATGGTATAATTTTACTATATGATTATATAGTTGGAAGGAGATTTATTGTGAAAAGTGTTTTTATTAGTGGAATATCTGGTTCAATTGGAGAACAAACCTTAGAAGTTTTAAATAACGAATACTTCAAAAATAATTTTCATTTAATAGGAGGTTCCGTTTTTTCTAGCTGGGGTAAATTAAAAAAGATTATTGATAAGTATGATCTAAAAGCTGTTGCTGTTGTAGACGATTCAATTAGTATTCCAGAAACATATAATAATTGTAAGATTTTTAAAGGGCTAAAATCTGTTGAAAATAGTATAGAATATTGCAAACCTGATATTACTTTAGTAGCAACATCCGGATTTTCTGGAATTAAACATACTATTAAAGCTATAGAAGTTTCCAAAAGGGTTTGTTTGGCAAATAAAGAATCGGTTGTATGTGGTGGAAATTTCATTTTTAATTACGCCAAACAATATAACTGTCAGATTGTTCCAATAGATAGTGAGCATAGTGCAATATTTCAACTTTTGATGGGAGAAAAATCTACTCCAACAAAGATCATATTAACTGCTAGTGGAGGTTCTTTAAGAGATCTACCTATTGAAGAGTTGGAAAATGTGTCAGTTCAAAGAGTGCTGAATCATCCAGTTT harbors:
- the pstA gene encoding phosphate ABC transporter permease PstA; this encodes MESLKIQTGVDSIISAIFRIISYITFGIIMTIITVVIVDGIRYFNLSFFIDYPKQGMTAGGIGPAILGSLLMIFFILLFAIPIGVLTGTFLSEYGSKSRLGRIIDVSVTSLSGVPSVVYGLFGLALFSITLGFGTSLLSGSLTLAIMTLPVISSSVKEALSALPRELRESAYALGAKKTETIYKILFPAARNRIITAILIGSGRAIGETAPVLLTGAVFYSTKLPSSLFDPVMTLPTHIYFITMAYGESAQWMAKATSAFLLILILVIYLIAFRIRGGQKKK
- a CDS encoding ROK family protein, which codes for MNNKTYNLELVKERNRTIVLELLNSKEQTTRSEISIITGLTRATVTNIINEFINYNLVEEIGTIDGKLGRKRKLIQIKDNAFYVIGIEFGVNIVRAGIFNIKGKEISKIERNINSYGKPIDVLENLKKIIEELIDNTKVHNNDIKAIGMVMPGLIDNESKVLQSVHPFPLLKEYPLSKQLEDHFNKVVWLENDAKGAAIGEKWFGHGKTLDNYVFVVGDSGIGAGIVINGKIYRGSYNSAGEIGHTFLTKDLIPLESLGGLSRLSDRFDLPLQIILSEKKSKEVKDEIKEISKFFALGIVNLVNTISPEAIIIGGRILKGGETIIREIKSIVAQYTFSKEIPQILVATKKEDAILAGAASIAIEHIVSAPYQFLLNQ
- a CDS encoding response regulator transcription factor — its product is MPTVLIVEDDSDIRDILKTYLKLENYDILEAESLSKMRNILNNNSKIEIILLDLMLPDGDAVNELPLIRSSNKETGIIIISAKDTDGEKILGIESGADDYVTKPFNPREVLVRIKALLKRIEKNDIKLEYGPLEIYSNNYTLKYNGKNIDLTSKEFEIIDLLARNPDKVYSREEIIDKIWFGDEFISDRVIDVHISMIRSKIGKNWIKTVRNIGYKFNKNAYSTINEEK
- the pstB gene encoding phosphate ABC transporter ATP-binding protein PstB, with product MNSDLDTVIKISNFNGWYDQKHAIKNINIEIKKHKVSAIIGPSGCGKSTLLRSINRINDEIPGYRTSGEIIFENKNVYDKDIDLSALRKKIGMVFQKPVPFPMSIYDNIAFGLKLHGTRGKKMSKIVQNALKRAALWDEVKDDLDKPASSLSGGQQQRLCIARAIAVDPEIILLDEPTSALDPIATKKIEELVEHLSENYTIIIVTHNLAQAIRISDYMYFMFQGELIEDGRTEDIVKQPKNQLTEDYLNGRIS
- the phoU gene encoding phosphate signaling complex protein PhoU codes for the protein MDYTHFDNEMTRLTSEISKLLTSVLRSFENSIKALEDKNIELADKVLKADDQIDDLNRQIEESVYQIVARFRPLAKDLRYAVTMIKFANNLERIGDLSCNIAEKTKTYADVDLKDVINTKEIKKMFGISLEMIKDSFKAFGERNIEEAVRIWKRDDEVDSLEDIVREKAVKKLNDADFSKVLVIPYILLARDIERIADHATNLCEEIVYIETGKEIEDYL
- a CDS encoding sensor histidine kinase KdpD, coding for MDNNYMFNFDVFDSIENPVIFLGNKTQIINLNESAKKWGFQKDKALLSFITFEEIDQLAEYILKNKDLEIESNIYFFKGFSKYCKVNYKSENHLLIFQDKTETELLKKVKEDFVTSLSHELRTPLTIAKGNVHILKDFLNSQKFSKQIFKIEESLDKIENILTQLTLLSKAEFGDYKIKKETIDPFILYKEVIEDLSEKIKEKNINLVFNCEIKQLKGDRFVLYTILRNLLSNAIKYSFENSSVIVEILPNKIFVKDEGIGIRDEEQSRIFERFYRGIEADKHAKGSGLGLAVVKYLCELAGYEIHFDSIWMVGTTFEVYFSNN
- a CDS encoding methyl-accepting chemotaxis protein, whose protein sequence is MKIRSKLSLLIITISIIPLILISVFSFYNYYSTVLENTENNILIQLQTQKEAIIKFFTPVKELTDYVSANLEKNGLNWMFQNFPNIVNSFSEIKYIYVVLQDGSFIVEPTSEIPKDYKPIESIWAQQAKKTDEIIITPLYIQPFTKLPTLTLAKGFVASSREGILGLDINYEAFKNIISNISYQSQINYIVDSDNNILVSTENNSDYFIPELKNDSGVISKNNEYVYYLKIPEFNWTIFSSINSQDIISQPLRNSLNIALLALIVIILAVILSIFFMRSITNPINKMKDKVNLIEQGNLNVDFDTSSNDEIGIISKELANMINKLKTTLGEVKETSSYIEKSSKELSTISIKLSKNNQDIMNKTEDIEKDLEDSAAFTEEVTSGVDEVARAAQGVSQDAQRLNEEAEETNKAAQEGSKTIEEIN